A stretch of DNA from Adhaeribacter swui:
ACATGCTTCATTCTCGGACTTTCCGCACATTCATCCTTTAATTGTTCATTTCCCCATAATGCTACTGATGATTGCGGCAGCCATGCAATTCGTCAATATTCTATTTCAGAAAAAAGAATTGAATTGGGCAGTAACCATCATGGTACTGGTAGGCTTTATCACCGCTTATGCTTCCTCCCATTGGTCTCACCCGCATACTTCCGGCTTATCAGCTCATGCCAAGCTAGTCTTGGAGCAGCATGATAAATACGCGGATTATACTATTTATTTGGCTGGTTTGGGTTTACTAGCTCAATTATTAAGCGTACTGGTTTTTCCGGGCAAGCGCTGGAGCATAGCCGTAGCAGCAGTCATCCTTATTGGTGCTGGATATGTTGTCAGCATGGCTGGCCATTACGGTGCGCAGCTCGTGCATATTGAAGGGGTAGGTCCTCAAGGTAAATACCTGGAACAACACTATCATTAATTCAGAATCTAACTTTCTAAAATTAATGGAACCATTGGCCCCCGATAACAAGGTTACGCTACATATTAAGAATATGGTTTGCCCACGCTGTATCCGGATAATACGAGAGCAGTTTGCCCGCTTGGAAATACCTGTTCTGGATGTACAATTAGGCTTAGTAGAATTAACAAGGCCATTGCAAGCAACTGAAAAAGAGAAGGTATTAATAGTATTAGAGGACTATGGCTTTGAGCTGTTAGTTGATAAAAAACTAAAGTTAGTAGAACAAATTAAAACTTGTATCATTGACTTAATCCATCATAAAAGCGAGAAAATAACTACCACTTATTCTACTTACTTAAGCCAGGCTATCGGAAAAGATTATAGTACTCTTAGTCATGTTTTTTCTTCGGTTGAAAACATGACCATTGAACGGTTTATCATTCTGCAAAAAATAGAATATATAAAAGCGCAGTTAGATTATGAAGAGCTGTCTTTAGGAGAAATTGCGTCTCGCTTGCATTACAGTAGTTTAAGTCATCTTTCTAAGCAATTCAAAACCATAACTGGATATACGCCTTCGGAGTATAAAAAGCAAGCTATTCGGGATAGGTTGCCGTTAGATAGATTAAAGAAGGCGGATACCTAAAATTTAAGAAAGTTATTTTTCTTTCCGGTATTTTACTTCTCCTGGAAAAATAATTAATTTATCTGAATTCTTAATTATTTCCTCTTGAATTAAGCTTGTATACTCATCTTCTGTCAATACCTCTTCAACTTTGTATACACCCCTGTTTTTCAACTTTCTTAACGGAGCATTTTGTTCACTGGAATTTTTGTGGTGAAAATATGCTAAGTACTTTTTTGATAATGGAAGGAATATTTCTGTATTCTTATTATACAAACCTAATTGACCCTCTTCCTGATTTACTTTGAAGTTAACTGGATTATCAGAAGTAAAAAATCCTTTATCTTCTGGCGCTTCAATTATAATTAAATCAAATGTTAAAAGATGATGAAAAATGTAATTTAAAAAGTGTAATAATATTCTATTTACTTTACTCTGGTTAATCTCTCCTTCACTTAAAACTTTATAAAAATATCTGTTCTTTAATTCTTGTAGTTCATGAACGGATTGCGCATGAACACTTAAAGTACTTAATAAAAAAGTGTCTTTATTGGGAGTATCTAAAATTTCACAAACAAAATTTCTCCAATAATCTGAACGCACCATCAAATTAGGAGTAATCTGGACTATTATTTCCCAGCACTTATCAGGTATAAATTTATTTTTTGAAATATCATCTAGCATCTCATGATATAGGTTTTCCAAATCCGCATTCATTGTTTCAAACATTCTTGGAAACCTATCATCTTCACTATCTATATCAAATACATTTGTTTCAGTAGTAAAGCTACCTATACTTTTCTGTTTTGAATAAGTTAACTCTTTTTCCAAAATAGAAACCATCCACTGATTACCTTTTAAATATCCAAATTGTTTAAGATATACTTGAGGTAATTTATGCTGTGATTGGTTTAAAGGGTATTTTAAAACGATAAATTCATTAAGAATCTTGTGAGTATCTTCAAAAGTAGTTTCTATGTTTTTTTTAGAATTATCTATAAGTAATTGTAAAGCGCTAAAGATCTTTACTTTATCTATCGGTTCTACTAAATCTATTATAAAAGTTTCTTCGTCAGTAAGTACCTTTACAGATACATCTCCTGCTATTTTTAAACTTTTTATCTCATTGTAACTAATTTTGTTTCTTGTATTTCTACGCGGGAAGAAGATGCTTTTGTCTGTAATTAATAATACTTCTGTTTCAGCTTGAAATACAAAAAGGACATTTTCACTTTCTGATATTCTTCCAATATTTGTCTCAATCCAAATGGATTGCTCCTTTGACATTTCTTCGCTCTTTCTTTCATAGTAATTGTATTTCATTTTTCCTTATTGTTGGCAGTAGAATTAAAACAATTATGTTTAACGGTCTAAAAAAGGCTTATAAATTGTTATTGGATTAACGAAGGTATTTTATATCAGGAACAAATAACAGGCAACATCATTATAAAGCAATTCCCTAAAGGAATCGCTTTATAATGGTAAAAAGCTATACAATAAAGTAAATAATTACTTCGGCTGTTCTTGCAGCCAAGAATCTAGCTGCTGTTTTTCTTTTTGCTGGTCGTCTATTATTTTCTGCGCCATGGTTTTTAGCTCCGGTATTTTGGCATGCGGTAGATAGGCTTTAGCCATGTTAATGCCGCTTTGGTGATGCATGCTCATTAGACTTGCAAAATGATGGTCAGTGGTGCCTTTCATGTTATGGTCCATACCAGCTATCATGGCCTTCATCGGTTGCATCAGCTTCATAGAAGATGCAGTATCCTTGGTAACTGGCTCATGACTATCAGTAAAATTTTTCAGCTTATTTTGTTCTTCTTTTTGAGCAGTTAGCGTTTTCTTAGCCATATTTACCAGCATGGTATCCTTACCATTATCGGCTTCTTCCTGAGCCATAGCGAGTGCCCCTTCGTGGTGAGTGGCCATCATCTGAGCAAAATCATGGTCCACATCACCCATCATTTTCATCTCCTGCATAGCCATCATATTTTGATGCATAAGGTCCATCATTTTATTATTGGTGCTGCTAGTTTCCATATCATGACCTGAATGATCTTCGGTTTGTTCAGTATCAGTTGTTTCCGTCTTACTCGCATTCTGGTTACAAGCAGTAAAAATCATTACTAAACCGCAGATCCAAGTACTCCATTTAATAGTTATTCGCATTCTCTTCATAGTTTATGGTTGGTCTTTTAATATTAGAATTAATATATTGAAATACTAGAAATTATACGCCTCGGTAAATCAAGCGTTATAAGTGTCCTAGTTTGAAGAAGAGATAAACAAATGAGTCGAAAATAATAAAAGAGGGTTTAATCTAGTACAAACGCTTTTTTTTTAAGAATTTTTCTTAGTTATAAATTAGGATCGTTTTACTTTTTAACAGAATTATAAAAACATTTTCAATAATTATACAACTTCCTGCATCTGGGAGATTCTTCCAAAATATGGTAATTTTAATAACTACTTAACCAAACTATACAACTCTTATCAGGGATTATATAAAACGAGTTATATAAATATTAGGTAAAACAATAGAATAAGCCACTGACTAAAATTCAGAGACTTTAATAAATTATGTTTTACCTAATATTTATAAATTATGCATAAATCCCAGTATAAACCAATTATTGAAGCCTTAGTGGCTTGCGCTGCCGAGTGTGAGCATTGTGCTACGGCTTGCTTACAGGAAGAAGATGTTAAGATGATGGTGCGGTGTATTCAGCTGGATCGCGATTGTTCCGCTATCTGCCGGACCACTGCCGATGCTCTAGCTCGCGATTCCGATAATGCCAAAGTATTTCTAGAAGCTTGTGCTACCATTTGTTCCACTTGTGGCGAAGAATGTGAAAAGCATGCGGCTCACATGGATCATTGTCGCGCCTGTGCCGAAGCTTGTCGCCGCTGTGAAGAAGCATGCCGGTCTTTAGCCAGCCTAATTTACTAAATGGAAGGGTAGATGCACTGGCACAACCTTGCTAACAGTAAGTTGAAGTATCTATGATACACTTGTTGCTCCATATTTTGGTTCCAGCAGGTGTGGCATACTTCTTTTACCGAGCTAATTGGTTGAAGGCTGGGGCTATAATGGCAGCTGGAATAATTCTGGACATAGACCATTTATTCGCTGTACCCATGTATGACCCAGAACGGTGCAGTATTGGTTTCCATTTTTTGCATACCTATTGGGCCATTGCCTTATATAGTTTATTACTCATCATACCAAAACTTAGGGTACTAGCCATAGGCTTCCTTATCCATATGAGCCTTGATTATTTGGCCTGTTTATAGACTTTAAAATTTTTAAACCTTACATATTATTACAATGAAACATAGAATTTACCTTGCCCAATTTTTGGGAATTTTATTAACCACTTTTATAGTAGCATCGTGTGATAGTGATGATGAAGATGCAACTGGTTTAGTTACCACACCACACGACCAAAATGAGATGATGACGATTATGCATTCCATGATGGCAGAAATGGATAAGATGCAGATGAATAGTGAACCCGATGTGGATTTTGCTAAAATGATGGTCATGCACCACCAGGGAGCTATTAATATGGCAAATGAAGAGCTGGAACACGGAGTAGATGCGGAAATGAAGGCCATGGCCCAAAAGATTAAAACGGAACAGGAACAGGAGATCCAACAATTTAATTCCTTCCTAAACTCCTATCAGCCCGATCAACCCATGAACATGGAGTTTCATATGGAAGTTATGGAATCAATGGATAAAATGGACCGGGAAAGTGATTTGCGAGTACTAACTGGTGCAACAGATCAGGATTTTGCTCAGCTCATGATTCCTCATCACCAGGCAGCTATGGAAAACGCCCAATCTGTTTTGAAATACGGTAACAGCCCGGAAATTAAAACAATGGCACAAAACATCATTGATAGCCAGATGATGGACATTAAAGAACTACAGGATTGGCTTTTAGAACATAAGCCATACTAATTACAAACTACCACAGTAATTAAATTAACTATCATAGATGATTTAATCATAACAACACAGGGCAAAATCTTATAACTCTTAATTGAAATTTTGTCACAATTAGCCTTGGGTTGCTTGGTAACTTTACCACTGTAAACAGTAGTACCATTCAAGTCCTTCTGTTTTTAAAAGTAAATTAAACCATAAAGTTAATCTTATGAATACCCTACAATTTAAAACTAATATTAAATGCAGTGGCTGTGTTTCTGCCGTTACTCCGTTCTTAAATGCTAAAGAAGATATTGAAAAATGGCAGGTAGATACCGCTAATCCGGATAAGATTTTAACGGTAGAAGGCGAAAATCTGGATGAAGATAATGTGATAGAGGCGGTTGAAAAGGCCGGTTATCAGATTGAACCGCTTAAGTAAAAACTAAATCTTAAAAAGGATAATCAGCTAGTTGGTTATCCTTTTTTTATCTCCTTCCACATCAAATAATCAGCTATGGATCATAACCATTATCATGGGCACTCACCAGTAAAAGCAGAGGCTCAAGAGTTAACTGATCAGAAAAAAAACCAGTTAGTAGATAAGACAATGCATGGCAACTCCCAGGCTATGCCAACTCAGAGTAATAGCCACATGGCGCACGCTGAGCATGGTCATGACCATCATGCCATGATGATCGATGACTTCCGGAAACGATTTTGGATTTCGCTGTTCCTCTCCATTCCGGTAATTATTATCAGTCCCATGGTACAACATATTTTAGGGTACCATTTAGAGATATCCTACAACATGTACATTGCCTTTGGGTTGTCTTCTATTATCTTCTTTTACGGGGGTTGGCCTTTCCTAACGGGTTTAAAGGATGAACTGAAAAAAGGCTCTCCTGGCATGATGACCTTAATCGCCATTGCTATAACAGTAGCTTACTTGTATAGTACGGCCATCGTTTTTGGGTTAGAGGGGATGGACTTCTTCTGGGAACTGGCTACCCTTATTGTGATTATGCTGCTGGGGCACTGGATAGAGATGAAATCTGTATTGGGTGCTTCTAAAGCTTTAGAGTTGTTAGTTAGTTTAATGCCTTTGGAAGCTCATATCTTAAAAAATGGGGAAACAGTTAATATTCGGATTGATGCGTTACAAAAGAACGACCTGATCTTGGTAAAACCAGGGGAGAAAGTTCCAGCAGATGGCTTGATAGAAGAAGGAGAAAGTTATATAAATGAAAGCATGCTGACTGGCGAAAGTAAGCCGGTACAGAAACTAAAGGACAGTAAAGTTATTGGTGGCTCTATCAATGGCAATGGTTCTTTAAAGGTAAGAGTGCTAAGTACCGGGGAGGATAGCTATTTAAACAAAGTAATAAACCTAGTTCAGGAAGCTCAAAAGACCAAATCAGATACCCAGAACTTAGCTGATAAAGCTGCCCGCTGGCTCACGTACATCGCTCTATTTGCTGGTTTTACCACCTTTGTGGTATGGCTTTTATTAGGAGCTGAATTATCATTTGCCTTGGAGCGAATGGTAACGGTAATGGTTATTTCTTGTCCGCATGCTTTGGGTTTGGCAGTACCGTTAGTAGTTGCTATTTCCACCGCTATTTCTGCTAAAAATGGATTATTAATCCGGAACCGCACTGCTTTTGAGAATTCCCGAAAAATCACCACTATCATCTTTGATAAAACTGGCACCTTAACGCAAGGATCTCACGAATTAGCTCGTATTGTTTCTTTTAATCCCGTTTTTTCAGAGAAAGAGCTGTTGAGGCTGGCTGCTGGAGTGGAACAAAATTCAGAACATTATATTTCTCAAGGAATATTAAGACGAGTAAAAGCCGAAAGTATTAGTATTCCTGCTGCTGAAAGTTTTAACTATTTACCCGGCAAAGGATTAGAAGGTATTGTAGAGGGCAAATCGGTAAAGGTAGTAGGGCCAAATTATATTCAAGAATTTGGCATCCAGGTTCCCAAAAGCGATGCAGAAGAAGGAGTTGAAACGGTTGTTTATATTTTAATCGATAACCAAGTGGCTGGATTTATTAGCCTGAAAGACCAAATACGTCCGGAGTCAGCTGAAGCTATCGCAATTTTAAAAGCTAACAACATTAAAAACCTGTTACTTACCGGTGATAACGACCGGGTAGCAAAAAGTGTTAGTGACTTCCTGAAAATGGATGGCTTTTTAGCCAACGTGTTACCGCACCAGAAACAGGACAAGATAAAGGAATTACAAGCCACCGGTGAGTTCGTGGCTATGACCGGAGATGGGGTAAATGATGCGCCGGCATTAGCCCAGGCCGACGTAGGTATTGCCGTAGGATCCGGCACGGATGTAGCAGCGGAAACAGCTGATATCATCCTGGTAAACAGCAATCCGAAAGATATTGCCTCATTAATTCTTTTCGGCAAGGCGACCTACCGCAAGATGATCCAGAATATAATATGGGCCACCGCTTATAACGTGATTGCTTTACCATTAGCCGCCGGGGTACTCTATAAACAGGGAATTATGGTGTCGCCAGCCATCGGTGCCGCCTTAATGAGTCTAAGTACGATTATCGTAGCCCTTAATGCGCAATTGCTGCGTAAACAAATTAAAAGCTAAATGCATGCTTTTACCCATTAACGGGCAGGCAGAATGAGTATGAAATTTAAAAAGATCCTTATCCTTATTAATCCACTTGTATTTTTTTTATTCATTTCTGTTTTTGGAATAAGCCAAAATAGCCGGCAGAGCACTATCTCCAGTAAAGAAATCATGGAGAAAATGTTTGTTTCTGTTAAGCAGTTGCGAACAGTTAAATTTATCATGAAGGATTGGGAACGCCGAGAAAACCGGAACAGGGAGGGAGAACAACATATCAAAGTAAATATATCTCCCTTCTGGGTGTACGCCTACATTGCTAAACCCAGTAAAGGGGTAGAGGCCTTATGGCGGCAAGGAGAGAATAATAACAAAGTTTTAGTCCATCCGAATGCATTTCCTTACATCAGTTTAAATCTGGATCCCAATGGTAGCTTGGTACGCAGCGGCAGCCATCATAATTTATTTGCGGCTAATCCAAAATATACCGCAAAGATCATTCGGGATGCTTATGAAAAGGTTGGAAATGCGTTTCCAAATATTTTTAAATACGAAGGAGATGTGGTGTTTGATGGAAAGGAGTGTTATAAAATAGTTATTAATTACACCCCCTATAAGCTATACAACTACCAGGTTAAGCCCGGGGAAGATGTATTTAATATTGCCCAGAAACTTTATCTAAATGAATTTAAGATAAAGGAATTAAATAAATTAAAAGATTACACTGGTTTAAAAGCCGGTCAGACTCTGGTGCTGCCCAATTCTTACGCGAAGAAAACTATTCTTTTTATTGACAAGAAAACATTTCTTCCTTTGGTACAGGTTATTTATGACGAGTTAGGATTCTTTGAAAGATATGAGTATCACGATTTACAAGTGAATCCTACATTTAAAAAGGATGAATTCACCCGAGATTTCCCCGCCTATCATTTTTAATACCCCCTTAACAGGTTAGCAGATAATTTC
This window harbors:
- a CDS encoding DUF305 domain-containing protein → MKRMRITIKWSTWICGLVMIFTACNQNASKTETTDTEQTEDHSGHDMETSSTNNKMMDLMHQNMMAMQEMKMMGDVDHDFAQMMATHHEGALAMAQEEADNGKDTMLVNMAKKTLTAQKEEQNKLKNFTDSHEPVTKDTASSMKLMQPMKAMIAGMDHNMKGTTDHHFASLMSMHHQSGINMAKAYLPHAKIPELKTMAQKIIDDQQKEKQQLDSWLQEQPK
- a CDS encoding DUF305 domain-containing protein; amino-acid sequence: MKHRIYLAQFLGILLTTFIVASCDSDDEDATGLVTTPHDQNEMMTIMHSMMAEMDKMQMNSEPDVDFAKMMVMHHQGAINMANEELEHGVDAEMKAMAQKIKTEQEQEIQQFNSFLNSYQPDQPMNMEFHMEVMESMDKMDRESDLRVLTGATDQDFAQLMIPHHQAAMENAQSVLKYGNSPEIKTMAQNIIDSQMMDIKELQDWLLEHKPY
- a CDS encoding helix-turn-helix domain-containing protein, whose amino-acid sequence is MEPLAPDNKVTLHIKNMVCPRCIRIIREQFARLEIPVLDVQLGLVELTRPLQATEKEKVLIVLEDYGFELLVDKKLKLVEQIKTCIIDLIHHKSEKITTTYSTYLSQAIGKDYSTLSHVFSSVENMTIERFIILQKIEYIKAQLDYEELSLGEIASRLHYSSLSHLSKQFKTITGYTPSEYKKQAIRDRLPLDRLKKADT
- a CDS encoding LysM peptidoglycan-binding domain-containing protein, with protein sequence MSMKFKKILILINPLVFFLFISVFGISQNSRQSTISSKEIMEKMFVSVKQLRTVKFIMKDWERRENRNREGEQHIKVNISPFWVYAYIAKPSKGVEALWRQGENNNKVLVHPNAFPYISLNLDPNGSLVRSGSHHNLFAANPKYTAKIIRDAYEKVGNAFPNIFKYEGDVVFDGKECYKIVINYTPYKLYNYQVKPGEDVFNIAQKLYLNEFKIKELNKLKDYTGLKAGQTLVLPNSYAKKTILFIDKKTFLPLVQVIYDELGFFERYEYHDLQVNPTFKKDEFTRDFPAYHF
- a CDS encoding DUF6122 family protein → MIHLLLHILVPAGVAYFFYRANWLKAGAIMAAGIILDIDHLFAVPMYDPERCSIGFHFLHTYWAIALYSLLLIIPKLRVLAIGFLIHMSLDYLACL
- a CDS encoding copper-translocating P-type ATPase: MDHNHYHGHSPVKAEAQELTDQKKNQLVDKTMHGNSQAMPTQSNSHMAHAEHGHDHHAMMIDDFRKRFWISLFLSIPVIIISPMVQHILGYHLEISYNMYIAFGLSSIIFFYGGWPFLTGLKDELKKGSPGMMTLIAIAITVAYLYSTAIVFGLEGMDFFWELATLIVIMLLGHWIEMKSVLGASKALELLVSLMPLEAHILKNGETVNIRIDALQKNDLILVKPGEKVPADGLIEEGESYINESMLTGESKPVQKLKDSKVIGGSINGNGSLKVRVLSTGEDSYLNKVINLVQEAQKTKSDTQNLADKAARWLTYIALFAGFTTFVVWLLLGAELSFALERMVTVMVISCPHALGLAVPLVVAISTAISAKNGLLIRNRTAFENSRKITTIIFDKTGTLTQGSHELARIVSFNPVFSEKELLRLAAGVEQNSEHYISQGILRRVKAESISIPAAESFNYLPGKGLEGIVEGKSVKVVGPNYIQEFGIQVPKSDAEEGVETVVYILIDNQVAGFISLKDQIRPESAEAIAILKANNIKNLLLTGDNDRVAKSVSDFLKMDGFLANVLPHQKQDKIKELQATGEFVAMTGDGVNDAPALAQADVGIAVGSGTDVAAETADIILVNSNPKDIASLILFGKATYRKMIQNIIWATAYNVIALPLAAGVLYKQGIMVSPAIGAALMSLSTIIVALNAQLLRKQIKS
- a CDS encoding four-helix bundle copper-binding protein translates to MHKSQYKPIIEALVACAAECEHCATACLQEEDVKMMVRCIQLDRDCSAICRTTADALARDSDNAKVFLEACATICSTCGEECEKHAAHMDHCRACAEACRRCEEACRSLASLIY
- a CDS encoding DUF4238 domain-containing protein — translated: MKYNYYERKSEEMSKEQSIWIETNIGRISESENVLFVFQAETEVLLITDKSIFFPRRNTRNKISYNEIKSLKIAGDVSVKVLTDEETFIIDLVEPIDKVKIFSALQLLIDNSKKNIETTFEDTHKILNEFIVLKYPLNQSQHKLPQVYLKQFGYLKGNQWMVSILEKELTYSKQKSIGSFTTETNVFDIDSEDDRFPRMFETMNADLENLYHEMLDDISKNKFIPDKCWEIIVQITPNLMVRSDYWRNFVCEILDTPNKDTFLLSTLSVHAQSVHELQELKNRYFYKVLSEGEINQSKVNRILLHFLNYIFHHLLTFDLIIIEAPEDKGFFTSDNPVNFKVNQEEGQLGLYNKNTEIFLPLSKKYLAYFHHKNSSEQNAPLRKLKNRGVYKVEEVLTEDEYTSLIQEEIIKNSDKLIIFPGEVKYRKEK
- a CDS encoding heavy-metal-associated domain-containing protein; this translates as MNTLQFKTNIKCSGCVSAVTPFLNAKEDIEKWQVDTANPDKILTVEGENLDEDNVIEAVEKAGYQIEPLK